A segment of the Luteolibacter sp. Y139 genome:
CCGTACGACAAACGAATCCGTACCTGTGTAACTAGTCACCGGAAGGTAGCTCAGCGCCACCGTGCCACCGCTCGCAGGAGCGACGATACCCGCCGTGCCATGCGTTGCTTGAGTGAAGACCGACCACGTCAGAGCGTCGCCATTCGAATCGGTCGCCGACACCGACTGCTGGAAAGCGGTCGGGCTGCCATCCCGTGACATCGTCACCGACACCGAGTCTCCTTGCGCAATCACCGGCTCCACATTCGGCGGCGGCTGGATGGTCACATTCACCGTGATCGTGTCAGTCCCGCCTTGCCCGTCCGACACGCGAACGACAAACGAATCCGTACCCGTGTAGCCACTCAAAGGCGCATAGCTGAGCGCCACCGCGCCTCCGGTCGCAGGGGCAATCACTCCCGCCGTGCCATGCGTGGCCTGCGTGAAAATCGACCAAGCTAGTGGATCGCTGTTAGAATCAGTCGCATTCAGGCTGCGACTGAAGGCTGTCGGCGAACCATCGCGCGACATGGTCACCGCTACGGCGTCGCCCTCCGCAATCACCGGCGCCACATTCGGCGGCGGCTGGATGGTAAGATTCACCGTAATCGTGTCCGTCCCTCCTTGCCCATCCGAGACGCGGACAATGAACGAATCCGTCCCCGTATAGCCGCTCACAGGAACATAGCTGAGCGCCACCGTTCCACCCGTCGCCGGAGCCACCACGCCGGCCGTGCCGTGCGCCGCCTGAGTGGAAATCGACCACGTCAGCGAATTACCATCAGCATCGGTGGCGTTCAGGCTGCGACTGAAGGCCGTCGGCGAGCCATCGCGTGACATCGTCACGGCCACCGAGTCCCCTTGCGTGATCACCGGCGCTGTATTCGGCGGCGGCTCGATCGTGAGATTCACCGTGATGGTATCCGTACCACCTTGACCATCGGCCACCCGCACGACGAACGAGTCGGACCCCGTGTAGTTGGTCGTAGGCGTGTAGCTGAGCGCCACCGTGCCACCGGTCGCCGGAGCGACGACTCCAGCCGTGCCGTGCGCCGCCGCGGTGGAAATGGTCCACGTCAGAGGATCACTGTCGGCATCCGTTGCAGTCAGGCTGCGGCTGAAAGCAGTCGGCGTGTTGTTCCGCGAAAGGGTGACCGCCACCGAAGTCCCCGCAGTGATCACCGGCGGCTCGTTCGTCGGAATCAGGAACGCCCGCATCACCGCCATGTGCTGCATGCCAGTAGCCCCGCTATCGCCCGACTGGACTGGCGAGACGGCAGACAGCGGCGTGTAGTCGCGGCTATCGAAAACCAGTCCGTTCGTGTGCGTGTTCGGCGAGATCACCAGCGGCGTCGACAACGCGGCGAGGCTCGAACTCGGCATCACCCAGTCATACGGGCTGCTCTGGCCGGCGTTCGTGTTCGTGTTGCCCGATTGATCCGCCGGCCACGGTGCCGTCGTGACGACAGTGGAAGCCAGCGCCGTCACGCACGACTCCGTGCGGCTGTAGGTATTGAAATCGCCACCGATCACCACGTGATCCGTCGCCTTCTTTTCCGCCGCGATGTAGCCAGCCAGCTGCTGAGCCTCGGTTTGGCGACGGCTCGCGCTGTCGCTGGAGGACTTGAGGTGGACGCTGACGGCCAACAGGTTCATGTCGCCAGGCAGGTCGATCCGCGCCCAGACGAACTCCCGGTCGGTCAGGTCCGAGATGTCCCACACACCCGACGCCAGAATCGGATAACGGCTCACGATCCCGTTCGGGATGTTCTTCCCGCTTTCCACAAAGTAGGAGAAGGTGCTGCCGAAATACGCATTCACCCACGCGCGGTATTCGGCAGCGCTATTACCGCCGACGTTCATCTCCTGCACCAGCGCCACATCAGGATTCAGGCCATCGAAAATCCGGTTCCCGTGCCCGGCGTCATAGGACTGGTTGTTCCCGCTGGAAATGTTCGCGGCCATGATCCGCACCACCTCGTCCGCCGGAGCGAGGGCAGTAAAGAGCGCGAAAAACAGGGATGAGAGCGATACCAGCCGGGCAAACACGCGCCGAACAAGCACCATCAGGGCCAATCGCTCAATTCACGATCTCGTGAAACTACTGACACTAAGGAAAACTACTGACACGAGTTTCCCCTTCCATGTTGCAAGATGCAGCATGGAAGCCGCGGTAACCCTCCATCCGGCCTCTCTCACAGGATTGGCAGGGAACAAAGCCCCCACAAAAGCATCCCATGAAGCCCATCGCCCTCTTCGCTTCCATCGCCCTGGCGTTACTCGGCTCCGCGGCGGCAGAGCCCGTTCCCACCCGGAATCCCTTCGCCGACCACGGCCCGCTCCAAGTGAATGGGACCCACCTTTGCGACAAAACCGGCCAGCCCATCCAGCTCCGCGGCATGAGCACCCACGGCCTGCAATGGTACGGCTGGGGCAAATCCCTCACCCCCGCCGCGCTCGATGCCCTCGTCACCGATTGGGGTGCCGACATCCTCCGCGTCTCGCTCTACGTCCAGGAAGGCGGCTACGAGAAGAACCCGAAGAAGTTCATCGAGCAGGTCGACACCATCGTCGAGGAAGCCACCAAGCGCGGGCTCTACGTCCTGATCGATTGGCACATGCTCGATCCCGGCGATCCCATGCACAATCTCGACCGGGCCAAGGAGTACTTCACCCACATCGTCCAGCGCCACGGCAACAAGGCCAACCTCCTCTACGAGATCGCCAACGAACCGAACGGCAAATACCTCGCTGGCGATGGCAAGAAGCGCCCCGTGGATTGGGCCCGTATCAAGGACTACGCGCAGCAAGTCATCCCCGTGATTCGCGACGGCGCTCCTAACAGCGTCATCATCGTCGGCACCCCGGACTGGTCCTCGCTCGGCGTTTCCGGAGATCGCGGGCCGGAGGAAATCTATCAGAGCCCGCTGGCCGGGAAGAACTTCATGTACACCTTCCACTTCTACGCCGCCGACCACGGCGACGATTACCGGAAGGCCTTGGACAAGGCATCTGACAAGCTCCCCATCTTCGTCACCGAATGGGGCTCGCAGGAAGCCTCCGGAGACGGCCCGAATGATTTCAAGAGCGCCCAAGCCTACATCGACCTGATGGCCAAAAAGAAAATCAGCTGGATCAACTGGAACTACTCCGATGACGAACGCTCCGGCGCCGTCTTTCTCCCCGGCACCTGCCCGAAAGGCCCATGGACCGGCACTACGCTCAAGGAGTCGGGCAAGTGGGTGCAGACCAAGATGCTGGAGACGCGGTAACAACCCCGTCCCCATGATCATGCAAGCGGCGATGGGCTATCCCGGAGTCGGCACCTCAAACCACGGGATGCCCGGGATTGTCGGACCACCCTCATCGGTCGCCAGCCGGAAATGGACATGGTAGTGAATCGCCCCGGGGCGAAGAAGGGCAAACTGCGCGCTCTTCCAGCGGAACATTTGCGTCACGGTCACAACGTAGCTCCCTGCCGCAAGTTCGAACAGGGAATCGTCATAGGAGTGCCCGGACGTAATCACTGGGTGTGACCACATTTCCGGGCTATCGAGGGCCATTCTCAAGTTTCCAGCCGAGGTGAGACAGACCTTTCCGGGAGAATCGAACCTCGCGGAAAAAGAACGCGGATAGGAGTCGAAATCCGGATGCCGCTCGTCAGACACCAGCACCGAGAAGGTCTCTTGCGGGCATCCCCAGAAAACAGCCTGATGCTGGGACATGAGCTGGCAAACAGTCGACAAGTCATACCACTCTTCCAAATACCGCTCGTGACCAGTGAGTTCTGACATCACCACCGTCCGCGAGGAAGGCGCACCGGGAGCCGGACAGGCGATGATCCCGATGAACATGGCCTTCCCCGACGAAATCTCGAAAAGGGTTCCTGGATAATTCGAGGGCAACGGCGCACGGAGCCTTGGCACAAAGCCCTCCAATCCGGGAAGCGCGGGAAACTCTTCTGGCATCTCAGTATCCCCGATCAAAACAGACCCGCAAGGACCGCGCAAGCTGGCTACCTCACCTGCTGACACGCCTTTTCCCTTGCCACGGCAAGGCCTGGCGATTTTTTCAGACGCACGCCACCCGCGGTGTCGCTCCGCGACACGTCCATTAGAGACCCTATCCTGACTCCCATGATCGAAGTCGAGAATCTGTCCAAACAGTTCGGCAAAAAAACGGCCGTCGATGCCCTCTCCTTTTCCGTGCGGAAAGGCGAAGTGCTCGGTTTCCTCGGACCTAACGGTGCCGGCAAGTCCACCACCATGCGCATGGTCACGGGGTTCCTCCCGCCAAGCTCCGGCGATGCCAAGATCTGCGGCCACTCCATCGTCGACCAGCCGAATGAGGCCAAAAAGAAAGTCGGCTACCTGCCAGAGTCCGCACCACTTTATAACGACATGACCGTCAGTGGATTCCTGCGCTTCTGCGCGGACGTCCGCGGCCTCCGTGGCAATACCAAGAAGGATTCGGTGGAGCGCGCGATCGAGACCTGCTTCCTCCAGAGCGTCGCCTTCCAGTCCATCGACACCTTGTCAAAGGGTTACCGCCACCGCACCTGTCTCGCTCAGGCACTCCTCCACGACCCGGAAGTGCTGATCCTGGACGAGCCGACCGACGGCCTGGACCCGAACCAGAAGCACGAGGTCCGCCAGCTCATCAAGCGGCTCGGCGAAACCAAGGCGATTCTCTTCTCCACCCACATCCTCGAAGAGGTCGAGGCCTCCTGCACCCGCGCCGTCATCGTGGACCGCGGCAAGATCGTCGTCGACGGCACCCCGGCCGAGCTCATCGCCAAGGGCAAGGGCTCTCTGACCGACCTGTTCCGCAAGGTCACCACCCTCGACACCGCCGCCTGAAGCCAACTCCGGACCTTCCTTTTTCCCATGAACACCTGGACCATCTTCAAGCGAGAGCTTTCCAGTTACTTTAGCCAGCCGACAGCCTACGCGATCATCGTCGTGTTCCTGCTGCTGTCCCTCGGCTTCACCTTCACCTTCGGGAACTTCATGCGCGTGGGCGATGCCTCGCTGGAGTACTCCTTCTTCTTCTGGCATCCGTGGATCTTCATGGTGCTGGTGCCAGCCGTCGGCATGAAGCTGTGGTCGGATGAGCAACGCACCGGCACCATCGAGCTGCTGGGCACCTTCCCGATCTCGGTATGGAGCGCCATCTTCGGCAAGTACCTCGCCTCCTGCGTGGTCTGGCTGGTGGCGCTGCTGCTGACCTTCCCGATCGTGATCACCGTCAATTGGCTCGGCGACCCGGACAATGGCGTGATCTTCGCCGGCTACCTCGGCAGCTTCTTCGTCTGTTGCACCTTCCTGGCGGTCACCATGCTGGCATCCGCCTGCACCCGTGACCAGGTCGTCTGCCTCATC
Coding sequences within it:
- a CDS encoding Ig-like domain-containing protein; amino-acid sequence: MFARLVSLSSLFFALFTALAPADEVVRIMAANISSGNNQSYDAGHGNRIFDGLNPDVALVQEMNVGGNSAAEYRAWVNAYFGSTFSYFVESGKNIPNGIVSRYPILASGVWDISDLTDREFVWARIDLPGDMNLLAVSVHLKSSSDSASRRQTEAQQLAGYIAAEKKATDHVVIGGDFNTYSRTESCVTALASTVVTTAPWPADQSGNTNTNAGQSSPYDWVMPSSSLAALSTPLVISPNTHTNGLVFDSRDYTPLSAVSPVQSGDSGATGMQHMAVMRAFLIPTNEPPVITAGTSVAVTLSRNNTPTAFSRSLTATDADSDPLTWTISTAAAHGTAGVVAPATGGTVALSYTPTTNYTGSDSFVVRVADGQGGTDTITVNLTIEPPPNTAPVITQGDSVAVTMSRDGSPTAFSRSLNATDADGNSLTWSISTQAAHGTAGVVAPATGGTVALSYVPVSGYTGTDSFIVRVSDGQGGTDTITVNLTIQPPPNVAPVIAEGDAVAVTMSRDGSPTAFSRSLNATDSNSDPLAWSIFTQATHGTAGVIAPATGGAVALSYAPLSGYTGTDSFVVRVSDGQGGTDTITVNVTIQPPPNVEPVIAQGDSVSVTMSRDGSPTAFQQSVSATDSNGDALTWSVFTQATHGTAGIVAPASGGTVALSYLPVTSYTGTDSFVVRVSDGEGGTDTIMVNVTIDPPPNVVPVIVQGDSVAVEMSRDGYPGAFQLTVSATDADNDPLSWTVSTAALHGTAVIVAPATGASPEISYQPADGYLGADSFRLRVSDGQGGTDEILVQVTVVAPSAYDDWTEEAFAPLTSETEATVWGEDADPDGDGMTNLEEFARGTDPAVADSGPALISAAAEENQHLLLSYLVRLDGSAPALDYMIEASAGLAGPWTPLAGSEYEDAGTTDLGGGFKRRTIRLTSTLGEGHRFFRLAFTR
- a CDS encoding glycoside hydrolase family 5 protein, translating into MKPIALFASIALALLGSAAAEPVPTRNPFADHGPLQVNGTHLCDKTGQPIQLRGMSTHGLQWYGWGKSLTPAALDALVTDWGADILRVSLYVQEGGYEKNPKKFIEQVDTIVEEATKRGLYVLIDWHMLDPGDPMHNLDRAKEYFTHIVQRHGNKANLLYEIANEPNGKYLAGDGKKRPVDWARIKDYAQQVIPVIRDGAPNSVIIVGTPDWSSLGVSGDRGPEEIYQSPLAGKNFMYTFHFYAADHGDDYRKALDKASDKLPIFVTEWGSQEASGDGPNDFKSAQAYIDLMAKKKISWINWNYSDDERSGAVFLPGTCPKGPWTGTTLKESGKWVQTKMLETR
- a CDS encoding ABC transporter permease, with the translated sequence MNTWTIFKRELSSYFSQPTAYAIIVVFLLLSLGFTFTFGNFMRVGDASLEYSFFFWHPWIFMVLVPAVGMKLWSDEQRTGTIELLGTFPISVWSAIFGKYLASCVVWLVALLLTFPIVITVNWLGDPDNGVIFAGYLGSFFVCCTFLAVTMLASACTRDQVVCLIVAVVLCVVMVLCGYDDFVREVGKATSDNVGSGLASIGVWDHFRSLSRGAFRLQDAVWFGSIIITSLLGTSAILSAKRA